The Cellulophaga sp. L1A9 genome window below encodes:
- a CDS encoding phosphatidylserine decarboxylase family protein: MFHKEGQKIILISFFLVAITVLAAHYYIDLNWLKLLIQITAIVFLITILQFFRNPKRKVLKSFDEILAPVDGKVVVIEEVQENEYFKDKRLQVSIFMSPINVHVTRYPASGAITYSKYHPGKFLVAWHPKASEENERTTIVIKTPKFGEILYRQIAGALAKRIVNYAKVGDSAHQGEDAGFIKFGSRVDLFLPLDSAINVKLNQKVIGAKTCIASLPIKDEER, translated from the coding sequence ATGTTTCATAAAGAAGGGCAAAAAATTATTTTAATCTCATTTTTCTTAGTGGCTATTACAGTTCTAGCTGCCCATTATTATATTGATTTAAATTGGTTAAAACTACTTATTCAAATTACGGCAATAGTTTTTTTAATTACTATTCTCCAATTCTTTAGAAATCCAAAACGTAAGGTTCTAAAAAGTTTCGATGAAATTTTAGCTCCTGTAGATGGTAAAGTTGTGGTTATTGAAGAAGTGCAAGAAAATGAATACTTTAAAGACAAACGTCTTCAGGTTTCTATTTTTATGTCGCCTATAAATGTACATGTTACTCGGTATCCTGCAAGTGGTGCTATTACCTATTCTAAATACCATCCTGGTAAATTTCTAGTAGCTTGGCATCCAAAAGCTAGTGAAGAGAACGAAAGAACCACTATTGTAATTAAAACACCAAAATTTGGTGAAATACTATACCGTCAAATTGCTGGAGCATTAGCAAAACGTATCGTCAATTATGCAAAAGTAGGAGATAGCGCACATCAAGGAGAAGATGCCGGATTTATTAAATTTGGTTCTAGGGTAGATTTATTCCTACCTTTAGATTCAGCCATTAATGTAAAACTTAATCAGAAAGTTATTGGTGCAAAAACCTGTATAGCTAGCTTACCAATAAAAGATGAAGAAAGATAA
- a CDS encoding phosphatidate cytidylyltransferase, producing MGEIFRRLLTGIVYVVILLSAIFLSSDAFDFLFMAFGLACLYEFKRMTKLPGYYIFAAYLTLWWAFIYLINDYSYGKSIINILMFITITINIGLLFYLFSPKEKKFKSLQKFLIGLFYIGGGCIFLTMIPYQQNNFAKFLIMGIFILIWVNDSFAYLVGKTIGKNKLFPSVSPKKTWEGTIGGLVFALIAAYFLSKYETHINLIQWLILAVVIVVSGSLGDLIESKFKRAAGVKDSGAILPGHGGMLDRLDSLIFAAPFAYLTLNIFNHVS from the coding sequence ATGGGAGAAATTTTCAGAAGATTACTTACGGGGATCGTATATGTGGTAATATTGCTATCTGCAATATTTTTAAGTTCAGACGCTTTTGACTTTTTATTCATGGCTTTCGGGCTCGCTTGTCTCTATGAATTCAAGAGGATGACCAAATTACCTGGCTACTATATTTTCGCAGCTTACTTGACACTTTGGTGGGCTTTCATTTATCTTATTAATGATTATTCTTACGGAAAATCAATTATAAATATTTTGATGTTCATTACAATAACCATCAACATCGGACTTTTATTTTACTTATTTTCCCCTAAAGAAAAAAAGTTCAAAAGCCTTCAAAAATTTTTAATTGGATTGTTTTATATTGGAGGAGGTTGTATATTTTTGACCATGATACCGTATCAACAAAATAATTTTGCGAAATTTTTAATCATGGGTATTTTTATACTCATATGGGTAAACGATTCATTTGCCTACCTAGTTGGAAAAACCATTGGAAAAAATAAACTTTTCCCTAGTGTATCTCCTAAAAAAACTTGGGAAGGCACTATTGGTGGTTTAGTTTTCGCTTTAATTGCTGCATATTTTTTATCTAAATACGAAACCCACATTAACCTCATACAGTGGCTTATTCTAGCTGTTGTTATTGTAGTTTCTGGTAGTTTAGGAGATTTAATAGAATCAAAATTTAAAAGAGCTGCTGGTGTGAAAGATAGTGGCGCTATTTTACCAGGTCACGGTGGGATGCTAGACCGTTTAGACAGTTTAATTTTCGCAGCACCTTTTGCGTATTTAACCTTAAATATTTTCAACCATGTTTCATAA
- a CDS encoding LUD domain-containing protein translates to MGLFEKLFGGGKKKVSAAQEETRGMHMPDLDIPIDEKFTIYFKKNGGKFIYCDSNQDVSDALKNIRLENSWNNTAFFSMDTNLEEKFKLEALTFTDDPKKSEIFFTTCEHLVAQNGSILICSNQLRDRKLNELPENFIVFATTSQLVNSIGEGLKKIKKKHLNSIPTNITTIKHFQAISEDKKDFLTYGSSSKNLYLILLEDL, encoded by the coding sequence ATGGGTCTATTTGAGAAACTATTTGGAGGTGGCAAAAAAAAGGTTTCTGCAGCGCAAGAAGAAACCAGAGGTATGCATATGCCCGACCTAGATATTCCTATTGATGAAAAATTTACTATTTACTTCAAAAAAAATGGAGGAAAATTCATCTATTGTGATAGCAACCAAGACGTCAGTGATGCACTAAAAAATATCCGCCTAGAAAACAGCTGGAATAATACCGCTTTTTTCTCAATGGATACCAACTTAGAAGAAAAGTTTAAGCTAGAAGCACTTACTTTTACTGACGACCCTAAAAAAAGTGAAATTTTCTTTACCACTTGCGAACACCTAGTAGCACAGAACGGCTCTATACTTATTTGCTCTAACCAACTTAGAGATCGCAAACTAAATGAGCTCCCTGAAAATTTTATAGTTTTCGCAACCACCAGCCAATTAGTAAATTCTATTGGAGAAGGCCTAAAAAAAATTAAGAAAAAACACCTGAATAGTATCCCTACTAATATTACGACTATTAAACACTTTCAAGCCATATCAGAGGACAAAAAAGATTTCCTTACTTACGGGAGTAGCTCTAAAAATTTGTATCTTATCCTTCTGGAAGACTTATAA
- the ftsH gene encoding ATP-dependent zinc metalloprotease FtsH: MAKDNNTSPKKPKFSSWWIYGIIAVLLIGFQFFNSASLSSQKKTTTSELQEYLRNGDVAKILIVTNTRQAKVFLTQEALEKDVHKDVAKKPFGLSGGESPQYVLDYGDPQNFENDIKNTKVEYNLDTVIDYTTENNVILDILLSVLPFILIIGIWIYLMRRMSGGGGGGAGGQIFNIGKSKAKLFDEKTDTRTSFKDVAGLEGAKEEVEEIVDFLRNPDKYTSLGGKIPKGALLVGPPGTGKTLLAKAVAGEAKVPFFSLSGSDFVEMFVGVGASRVRDLFKQAKEKSPAIIFIDEIDAIGRARGKNNMTGSNDERENTLNQLLTEMDGFGTNTNVIVLAATNRADVLDKALMRAGRFDRQIYVDLPDIRERKEIFEVHLKPIKTAETLDTEFLAKQTPGFSGADIANVCNEAALIAARKEKKAVTKQDFLDAVDRIVGGLEKKNKIITPGEKETIAYHEAGHATVSWMLEHAAPLVKVTIVPRGQSLGAAWYLPEERLIVRPDQMKDEMCAALGGRAAEKVIFNNISTGALSDLEKVTKQARAMVTIYGLNDKIGNLTYYDSSGQDSYGFSKPYSEETAKTIDREISILIEEQYQRAIELLSNNKDKLTELATRLLEKEVIFKDDLEKIFGKRPFDKDVAEAAAAREEEASKEADTENKE; the protein is encoded by the coding sequence ATGGCAAAAGACAACAATACGAGCCCCAAGAAACCAAAGTTTAGTTCGTGGTGGATCTACGGAATAATAGCAGTATTATTAATTGGATTCCAGTTTTTCAATAGCGCTAGCTTATCTAGTCAAAAGAAAACAACTACTTCTGAATTACAAGAATATTTAAGAAATGGTGATGTAGCCAAAATATTGATTGTAACCAATACAAGACAAGCAAAAGTCTTCTTAACCCAAGAAGCTTTAGAAAAAGATGTTCATAAGGATGTTGCTAAAAAACCTTTCGGACTATCTGGTGGCGAATCTCCACAGTATGTTTTAGATTATGGTGATCCTCAAAATTTTGAGAATGATATAAAAAACACAAAAGTTGAATACAACTTAGATACTGTCATTGATTACACCACAGAAAACAACGTTATACTTGATATTCTTTTAAGTGTATTACCATTTATTCTTATTATAGGTATTTGGATATATCTTATGAGAAGAATGTCTGGTGGCGGTGGCGGTGGCGCTGGAGGTCAGATTTTCAATATTGGAAAATCTAAAGCAAAACTTTTTGACGAAAAAACAGACACAAGAACATCTTTTAAAGATGTTGCTGGTTTAGAAGGAGCGAAAGAAGAAGTTGAAGAAATTGTAGACTTTTTAAGAAATCCAGATAAATATACCTCTTTAGGAGGTAAAATTCCTAAAGGAGCCTTATTAGTGGGCCCTCCTGGAACAGGAAAGACATTATTAGCTAAAGCAGTTGCTGGTGAAGCTAAAGTACCTTTCTTCTCGCTTTCTGGATCAGATTTCGTAGAGATGTTTGTAGGTGTTGGAGCTTCTAGAGTTCGTGATTTATTTAAGCAAGCGAAAGAAAAATCTCCTGCAATTATATTTATCGATGAGATTGATGCAATCGGTAGAGCTAGAGGTAAAAATAATATGACAGGTTCTAATGATGAACGTGAAAACACCCTAAACCAATTGCTAACGGAAATGGATGGTTTCGGAACAAATACGAATGTAATTGTTTTGGCCGCTACGAACAGAGCAGATGTTTTAGACAAAGCTTTAATGAGAGCTGGTCGTTTTGATAGACAGATTTATGTAGACTTACCAGACATTAGAGAACGTAAAGAAATTTTTGAAGTTCACCTTAAGCCAATTAAGACTGCTGAAACATTAGATACAGAATTTTTAGCAAAACAAACTCCTGGTTTTTCTGGAGCTGATATTGCTAACGTTTGTAATGAAGCCGCACTTATTGCTGCTCGTAAAGAAAAGAAAGCAGTTACAAAACAAGATTTCTTAGATGCTGTAGATCGTATTGTTGGTGGTCTAGAGAAGAAAAATAAGATTATCACTCCTGGTGAAAAAGAAACTATTGCTTATCATGAGGCTGGTCACGCTACAGTAAGTTGGATGTTAGAACATGCCGCGCCATTGGTTAAGGTAACCATCGTACCAAGAGGTCAATCTTTAGGTGCAGCTTGGTATTTACCAGAAGAAAGGTTAATTGTTCGTCCAGATCAGATGAAAGACGAAATGTGTGCTGCCCTAGGGGGTAGAGCTGCTGAAAAAGTAATCTTTAATAATATTTCTACAGGAGCATTAAGTGATTTAGAAAAAGTAACTAAACAAGCGAGAGCTATGGTTACTATTTACGGACTTAATGACAAAATTGGAAACTTAACATATTATGATTCTTCAGGGCAAGATTCTTATGGCTTTTCTAAACCTTACAGTGAAGAAACTGCTAAGACTATAGATAGAGAAATTTCTATTCTAATTGAAGAGCAGTACCAAAGAGCTATTGAACTTTTATCGAACAATAAAGATAAGCTTACTGAACTAGCAACACGTTTGTTAGAAAAAGAAGTGATCTTTAAAGACGATTTAGAGAAAATATTTGGCAAAAGACCTTTCGATAAAGACGTCGCTGAAGCAGCTGCTGCAAGAGAAGAAGAAGCCTCTAAAGAAGCGGATACCGAGAACAAAGAATAA